One genomic segment of Erythrolamprus reginae isolate rEryReg1 chromosome 2, rEryReg1.hap1, whole genome shotgun sequence includes these proteins:
- the LOC139159392 gene encoding zinc finger and SCAN domain-containing protein 1-like, protein MQKHKSELFLETEGGVATPLSLVHIEEEFKTSPCLYQAGGGVAQAKEQENFVSLARLQYNFVQETNLPTRSGEFFLTDENVGLVPERPKAYPYTKGLLQDSPTAIAHQESPLHAKAAYVSLKQHGNKVIILQSQEQNDPPDAVVAGDSSQKEEHPSERSPPEKASHRWNYIEADDNRLPTSEVPEETLDQEASSGGPDSAENHLSPVPLTHQQVSPAGNCTLKCSKCSHPFEYSPAQDVKATIQRAKPASSCKEKAGEIAEKPFHCPDCGKGFLHQSSIPRHRRLHVRENPSPDSEGQLPNPGINDGASYIRKPLVIKPPRLPGFHQLFKCPSCDKSYGQKYHLKRHQQRKHPVAH, encoded by the exons ATGCAGAAGCACAAATCAGAACTGTTTctggagacagaaggaggtgtGGCCACGCCCCTTTCGTTGGTCCACATCGAGGAGGAATTCAAGACATCTCCGTGTTTATACCAAG CAGGTGGTGGGGTAGCCCAAGCCAAAGAGCAAGAAAACTTTGTGTCTCTTGCGAGGCTGCAGTATAATTTTGTCCAAGAAACTAATCTCCCAACAAGAAGCGGCGAGTTTTTCCTAACGGATGAAAACGTCGGCCTGGTTCCCGAAAGGCCCAAAGCCTACCCGTACACAAAGGGACTCCTACAAGATTCCCCCACCGCAATTGCACACCAGGAGAGTCCTTTGCATGCCAAGGCCGCCTACGTCTCACTCAAGCAACACGGCAACAAGGTTATTATTCTCCAGAGCCAGGAGCAGAACGATCCTCCAGATGCTGTAGTTGCAGGAGATAGTTCACAAAAGGAAGAACATCCCAGCGAGAGGTCACCTCCGGAGAAGGCAAGCCACCGATGGAACTACATCGAGGCAGATGATAACCGGTTACCAACTTCTGAAGTTCCTGAAGAAACACTTGATCAAGAGGCATCCTCTGGAGGTCCTGATTCTGCAGAGAACCATCTCAGCCCCGTCCCTCTTACCCATCAACAGGTCTCTCCTGCAGGCAACTGCACCTTGAAATGTTCCAAGTGTAGCCACCCTTTTGAGTACAGCCCTGCCCAAGACGTTAAGGCCACAATCCAGCGGGCGAAACCCGCCTCCTCTTGCAAAGAAAAGGCTGGCGAGATAGCGGAGAAGCCCTTCCATTGCCCCGATTGCGGGAAAGGGTTTCTTCACCAATCCAGCATCCCGCGCCATCGGAGGCTCCACGTGAGAGAAAACCCATCTCCTGATTCGGAGGGGCAGCTGCCCAACCCAGGCATTAATGATGGGGCCTCGTACATTAGAAAGCCCCTGGTGATCAAACCCCCGAGGTTGCCTGGGTTCCACCAGCTGTTCAAATGCCCCTCCTGTGATAAGAGCTATGGGCAGAAGTACCATCTGAAGAGACACCAGCAGCGGAAGCACCCAGTGGCTCACTAA
- the LOC139160291 gene encoding zinc finger protein 79-like, with the protein MKDTKGKTLQVKEEGSEPQVELHFTILEESEGGISQGKLWPCEIDAEPPPESSRQPDVDDELLYSDQSRPSKVIKRTLPEPDRRAQEERMEMYSTPTSEQQVELHFTILEESEGGISEGKLCASEIPQDESPGVNYQEQWDRPLQWSEKADQPPGVKESLPAEDRPEDEAKRPVLQPESSDQQVEVHFTIFDDPEEKSPSQGPEDYPVWESPFKPAHYQGDSPKEIWDAPIESLGEVFEASLQQQFYSEGKLYPCTECGRVFNRKSTLTRHWRTHTGEKPYSCPYCGRSFSLNLNLITHQMTHTGEKPYKCPDCGQCFTRSTSVTRHQRSHREEGLLKNDLWEEPFSYPVPVPFTYPMPVVVEEKSFLCPVCGEAFTHSGSLSRHLQTHGMERPYKCMICGEGFCSMSKLYRHERLHLVDKPYNCEICGKSFAVKSTLTRHQMLHQAMRPYMCSHCEKGYVQRSHLARHHYKAHPEIPFNPVKANLMPATILDSDNLITYFWGDEETDTTTTPEPVPTQLIYSGAAC; encoded by the coding sequence ATGAAGGACACCAAGGGGAAGACTTTGCAAGTGAAGGAGGAAGGCTCCGAACCTCAAGTTGAACTGCATTTCACCATATTGGAAGAATCAGAAGGGGGCATTTCTCAGGGGAAACTCTGGCCCTGTGAGATAGATGCAGAGCCACCACCCGAGAGCTCCCGTCAGCCTGATGTGGATGATGAATTACTTTATTCTGATCAATCGCGGCCCTCCAAAGTAATAAAGAGGACGCTCCCAGAACCTGACAGGAGGGCCCAGGAGGAGAGAATGGAAATGTATTCTACACCGACTTCTGAGCAACAGGTTGAGCTTCATTTTACAATCCTGGAGGAATCCGAAGGAGGCATCTCTGAAGGTAAACTCTGCGCAAGTGAGATACCCCAGGACGAATCACCAGGAGTGAACTACCAAGAACAGTGGGATAGGCCTCTTCAGTGGAGTGAGAAAGCTGATCAGCCGCCAGGTGTGAAGGAGTCTCTCCCAGCTGAGGACCGACCAGAAGATGAAGCTAAAAGGCCAGTCCTCCAACCGGAGAGCTCTGATCAGCAAGTGGAGGTCCATTTTACTATTTTCGATGACCCTGAGGAAAAAAGCCCTTCCCAGGGACCGGAAGACTATCCGGTCTGGGAAAGCCCGTTTAAACCAGCGCATTACCAAGGCGACTCTCCAAAAGAAATATGGGACGCGCCCATCGAGAGCCTTGGAGAAGTCTTTGAAGCGTCTCTCCAGCAGCAGTTCTACTCCGAAGGAAAGCTCTACCCCTGTACCGAATGCGGGAGAGTTTTCAACCGGAAGTCGACCCTGACCCGACACTGGCGAACCCACACGGGAGAGAAGCCGTACTCCTGTCCCTATTGCGGGCGGAGTTTCAGCTTGAATCTGAACCTCATCACCCATCAGATGacccacacgggagagaaaccctacAAATGTCCGGACTGCGGGCAGTGCTTCACCCGCAGCACGAGTGTCACCCGTCACCAGAGAAGCCACCGAGAAGAAGGCCTTCTCAAAAATGACTTGTGGGAGGAGCCTTTCTCATACCCGGTCCCGGTTCCCTTCACTTACCCGATGCCTGTTGTGGTCGAGGAGAAGTCCTTTCTGTGCCCCGTTTGTGGCGAGGCCTTTACTCACAGCGGGAGCCTGAGTAGGCACTTGCAGACACACGGGATGGAGAGGCCTTACAAGTGCATGATCTGCGGGGAAGGCTTTTGCTCTATGTCCAAGCTCTACCGGCACGAGAGACTCCACCTGGTGGACAAGCCCTACAACTGCGAGATCTGCGGGAAGAGCTTTGCCGTCAAGTCAACGCTGACCCGGCACCAGATGCTCCACCAGGCCATGAGGCCCTACATGTGTTCCCACTGCGAGAAAGGCTACGTTCAACGGAGCCACCTGGCCAGGCACCACTACAAAGCACATCCGGAGATCCCCTTTAACCCGGTGAAAGCGAACCTTATGCCTGCCACCATTCTGGATTCTGACAACTTAATCACCTATTTCTGGGGAGATGAGGAAACAGACACTACCACTACCCCAGAGCCTGTCCCAACTCAATTGATCTATTCCGGAGCAGCCTGCTGA